One genomic segment of Kiritimatiella glycovorans includes these proteins:
- a CDS encoding sulfatase, whose translation MKRRTFLGAAGAACVAPRAQAADRHPNILFLLTDDQRADAVGYAGNRTVRTPALDTLAETGTVFENAFVTTSICVSSRASILTGRYMRTHGIRDFVTPVDAEWMRDTYPQRMREAGYYTGMIGKFGIGAIHQAQMEEAGRSFDYFKPFLEQGEYFPEGPGGPHVTDLLTGQALECIRLSRAAGRPFCLSISYKAPHGPWHEFDPEYAMLYRGERMPVPPTFTQEAFDGLPVSVRRSRAAKDSAMTAREFRWGARMDREHHHRIVRQYYRLITGVDESLARLRRELERLGIADNTIIVFTSDNGHFIHDYGLYGKWFIYEPSIRVPLVVYDPRTPVDLRGRRRGEIALNIDLAPTLLALAGIEVPDTMQGRSLTPLLRGADCGWRKDFFYEATYGQYAGDIPKTIGVRDLRWTYGRLISEPAKPELLFDRRRDPHQLHNLAGDPAHHETLERLRARCEEYRHALPDVNPDYDEYPELEVVDLHRGEQHHKPVDFHGVRSLGQTFRAETGRMHAAEFRVPTWGRLGAPCDLIVELHQHGRRLASQRFSGAEMYNQYRVRAVFDTPVAAGETLYLRVRAEPGPPSAHLAWWAYNRDTFPGGAAYVDDRPQTYDMELRVVFRRLSSTWGHPREYRTRIP comes from the coding sequence ATGAAACGAAGAACCTTTCTCGGCGCGGCGGGGGCCGCCTGTGTCGCGCCCCGGGCACAAGCCGCGGATCGGCACCCGAATATCCTCTTCCTGCTGACCGATGATCAGCGCGCCGATGCCGTCGGCTACGCGGGTAACCGGACCGTCCGCACGCCGGCGCTCGATACCCTCGCGGAGACGGGCACGGTCTTCGAAAATGCCTTCGTCACCACCTCGATCTGTGTCAGCAGCCGAGCCTCGATCCTCACCGGCCGGTACATGCGCACCCACGGCATCCGCGATTTCGTGACGCCGGTCGATGCGGAATGGATGCGCGATACCTATCCTCAGCGGATGCGCGAGGCGGGCTATTACACGGGGATGATCGGAAAGTTCGGAATCGGCGCCATCCATCAGGCGCAGATGGAAGAGGCGGGGCGGTCCTTCGACTATTTCAAGCCGTTCCTCGAGCAGGGCGAATACTTCCCCGAAGGACCCGGCGGGCCGCACGTCACGGACCTCCTCACCGGCCAGGCGCTCGAGTGTATCCGCCTCAGCCGCGCCGCGGGCCGCCCGTTCTGCCTCTCGATCAGCTACAAGGCCCCGCACGGACCCTGGCATGAATTCGATCCGGAGTACGCCATGCTCTACCGCGGCGAGCGCATGCCGGTCCCGCCCACCTTCACCCAGGAGGCCTTCGACGGGCTCCCCGTAAGCGTGCGCCGCTCCCGCGCCGCGAAAGACAGCGCCATGACCGCGCGCGAATTCCGCTGGGGCGCGAGGATGGACCGGGAACACCACCACCGCATCGTCCGTCAGTACTACCGGCTGATCACGGGCGTGGACGAGTCACTCGCACGCCTGCGCCGCGAGCTCGAACGCCTCGGCATCGCCGACAATACGATCATCGTCTTCACCAGCGACAACGGTCACTTCATCCACGACTACGGACTCTACGGCAAGTGGTTCATCTACGAGCCCTCCATTCGCGTACCGCTCGTCGTCTACGATCCGCGTACGCCGGTCGATTTACGCGGCCGCCGCCGCGGGGAGATCGCCCTCAATATCGATCTCGCGCCGACCCTGCTGGCCCTGGCGGGAATCGAGGTTCCGGATACGATGCAGGGTCGCAGCCTGACCCCGCTGCTGCGCGGTGCGGACTGCGGCTGGCGCAAGGACTTCTTCTACGAGGCCACCTACGGCCAGTACGCGGGCGACATCCCGAAGACGATCGGGGTGCGCGACCTGCGCTGGACCTACGGGCGGCTGATCAGCGAGCCGGCTAAGCCCGAACTGCTCTTCGACCGCCGCCGCGACCCTCATCAGCTTCATAATCTCGCCGGAGACCCCGCGCACCACGAAACGCTCGAGCGGCTGAGGGCGCGCTGCGAGGAGTACCGTCATGCGCTTCCGGACGTGAACCCGGACTATGACGAGTACCCGGAGCTGGAGGTGGTCGATCTACACCGCGGCGAACAGCACCACAAACCCGTCGATTTCCACGGGGTTCGTTCACTGGGCCAGACCTTCCGCGCCGAGACGGGGCGGATGCACGCGGCGGAGTTCCGTGTGCCGACCTGGGGCAGGCTCGGCGCCCCGTGCGACCTGATCGTTGAGCTTCATCAGCACGGGAGGCGTCTCGCCTCGCAGCGGTTTTCCGGGGCGGAGATGTACAACCAGTACAGAGTGCGCGCCGTTTTCGACACACCCGTCGCCGCGGGAGAGACCCTGTACCTCCGGGTCCGCGCCGAACCCGGGCCGCCGTCGGCGCACCTCGCGTGGTGGGCCTACAACCGCGACACCTTTCCCGGCGGCGCGGCCTATGTGGACGATCGGCCGCAGACCTATGACATGGAATTACGCGTGGTCTTCCGCCGCCTGAGTTCCACATGGGGACACCCGCGGGAATATCGTACTCGAATTCCTTGA
- a CDS encoding arylsulfatase: MKRRAFIGAASACSLATLTGAAGQKRTRPNILLIMGDDIGFSDIGCYGSEIDTPNLDAMARSGLRFRQFYNMAKCAPTRSVLLTGLYGGYKNCAPFSRLLQANGYATAMFGKNHLVPTIPDYREFGARNFERSLTFWGCTDFFFRDDEGSPFELDGQKVPIADLKRSRDPFFKTDVMTDYALEFLDRTAEENKPFFLYMPYHTAHFPLQARPEDIAKYRDVYREGWDKLREKRFAKMKREGVVPEDCRLSPPEDLLHRGKGQFNSKDDWPERRKNVWRYREWDSLSASEQERMSLEMAVYAGMIDRMDQDIGRLLKKLREQGRLENTLVLYLSDNGACAQDYNIHYTKPPGHPESYRSPSVPWSNLSNTPFRQYKWFGLGGGCNTQFIVMGPGVEGRNRITDQIGHVVDLAPTFLELTGTNYPETFQGRPAEPLHGRSLLPAFQGGRRPDDDAFISGMPSFRMMRRGEWKITKINNSEWQLYNLEKDYIEMEDVAAEHPEVRRRMAQQFEALEEEYDLFHIWRWRNEQNK; the protein is encoded by the coding sequence ATGAAAAGACGAGCCTTCATAGGTGCCGCGAGCGCTTGCAGCCTGGCGACCCTGACCGGTGCGGCGGGACAGAAACGTACGCGCCCCAACATTTTGTTGATCATGGGCGACGACATCGGGTTCTCGGACATCGGCTGCTACGGAAGCGAGATCGATACTCCGAACCTCGATGCGATGGCGCGCAGCGGACTTCGCTTCCGCCAGTTCTACAATATGGCCAAATGCGCCCCGACGCGCTCGGTGCTGCTCACGGGGCTCTACGGCGGCTATAAAAACTGCGCGCCCTTCAGCCGACTGCTGCAGGCGAACGGCTACGCGACCGCCATGTTCGGCAAGAACCACCTCGTGCCCACCATCCCGGATTACAGGGAGTTCGGCGCCAGGAATTTCGAACGCTCGCTTACGTTCTGGGGGTGCACGGACTTCTTTTTCCGCGACGACGAGGGCAGTCCGTTCGAACTCGACGGCCAGAAGGTCCCGATCGCCGACCTCAAGCGGAGCCGCGATCCGTTCTTCAAGACCGACGTGATGACCGATTACGCGCTCGAGTTCCTCGACAGGACCGCGGAAGAGAACAAGCCGTTCTTCCTCTACATGCCTTACCACACGGCCCATTTCCCGCTCCAGGCGCGGCCGGAGGATATCGCGAAGTACCGCGACGTCTATCGGGAGGGCTGGGACAAGCTGCGCGAAAAGAGGTTTGCGAAGATGAAGCGCGAGGGCGTCGTCCCCGAAGACTGCCGGCTGAGTCCGCCCGAGGACCTCCTCCACCGCGGCAAGGGCCAATTCAACTCGAAAGACGACTGGCCGGAGCGGCGCAAAAACGTGTGGCGCTACCGTGAATGGGACTCCCTCTCCGCCTCCGAGCAGGAGCGGATGTCGCTCGAGATGGCCGTTTACGCGGGGATGATCGACCGGATGGACCAAGACATCGGCCGGCTCCTGAAGAAGCTCCGGGAGCAGGGCCGCCTGGAAAACACGCTGGTGCTCTACCTGTCCGATAACGGGGCCTGCGCGCAGGACTACAACATCCATTATACCAAGCCGCCGGGGCATCCCGAATCCTACCGCAGTCCCTCCGTGCCCTGGTCGAACCTCTCGAACACGCCGTTCCGCCAGTACAAGTGGTTCGGCCTGGGCGGGGGCTGCAACACGCAGTTCATTGTCATGGGCCCCGGCGTCGAGGGCCGCAACCGCATCACTGATCAGATCGGCCACGTGGTGGATCTCGCGCCGACCTTTCTCGAGCTTACCGGCACAAACTATCCGGAGACCTTTCAAGGCCGCCCCGCCGAACCGCTGCACGGGCGCTCGCTCCTGCCGGCTTTTCAGGGCGGCCGCCGCCCGGACGACGACGCCTTTATTTCCGGGATGCCCAGTTTCCGCATGATGCGCCGGGGCGAATGGAAGATCACCAAAATCAACAACAGCGAATGGCAGCTCTACAATCTCGAGAAGGACTACATCGAGATGGAGGATGTCGCCGCCGAACACCCCGAGGTGCGCCGGCGGATGGCGCAGCAGTTCGAGGCGCTGGAGGAAGAGTACGACCTGTTCCACATCTGGCGGTGGCGGAACGAGCAGAACAAGTAG